The sequence CACGGGCTTCGTTCATCCCGTCAGGAACCGCTCCAGCAGCCGTCGCGCCGCGGCGGTGGGCAGCAGGCGGCCGGCGGCGACCTCAGCCTCCAGCCCGGGCAGCGCCTCGGCCACCGCGGGGTGACCGCGCAGCGCGTCCAGCAGGCCGTCGCCCAGCTCGCGCCACAGCCAGGTGCGGGCCTGCTCGGCGCGGCGCTCGGCCAGGGCCTCGCCCATCTGCGCGCGGAACTTGTCGATCGTGTCCCACACCGTGTCGATGCCACGGTTCTCCAGCGCCGAGCATTGCAGCACCGGCGGGGTCCAGCCGCCGGTGCCGCGCAGCAGGGCCAAAGCGTGGCGGTATTCGGCGGCCGCGTGGTTGGCGGCGCCCTTCTGGTCGCCGTCGGCCTTGTTCACCACCAGGATGTCGGCGACCTCGACGATGCCGCGCTTGATGCCCTGTAGCTCGTCGCCGGCGCCGGGCAGCAGCAGCAGCAGGAACACGTCGACCATCTGCGCCACCGCGGTCTCGGACTGGCCGACGCCGACGGTCTCGACGATCACCACGTCGTAGCCGGCGGCCTCGCACAGCAGCAGGGTCTCGCGCGTCCGTCGCGCCACCCCGCCCAGCGTGGCGCCGGCCGGGGAGGGGCGGATGAAGGCGGCGGGGTCGCGGGTCAGCAGCTCCATCCGCGTCTTGTCGCCGAGGATCGAGCCGCCGGAACGCTGCGAGGACGGGTCCACCGCCAGCACCGCAACGCGATGGCCCCGGCCGGTCAGGTGCAGGCCGAAGGCCTCGATGAAGGTCGACTTGCCGACACCGGGCGGGCCGGAGATGCCGATGCGCACGGCGCCGCCGGCGGCGGGCGCCAGAGCCTCCAAGAGCGCCTCGGCGCGCTCGCGATGATCGGCGCGGCGGGATTCGACCAGGGTGATGGCGCGGGCCAGGGCCCGGCGGTCGCCGCCCCGGATCTGCGTCGCCATGCCCTCGACCGTCTCCGCCGTCACCCGCAATCCCTCGCGCTGATTCTGCGTCGGGAAGGCTAGGCGATTTGGCCGGGCGTGCCTATTCGGAGGACGGATCATCCAGGGCGCCCGCCCAGCGCAGCGTCAGCCAGAAGACCAGCGCTCCCCGCGGCGCCGAGACCGCCGTACCGGCCGCACCGAGAAGAGTGGCCCCAATCCAGGCGAACGGCATGACCTTCCTCCCATCGTGAGATCTGCTCAGATCGCTGCCTGTACCGGCTCCACCCGCCGTAGCCCTGGCCGTGGCGGCAGGTCGGCGGGCTGCTTCAAATCCCGGACCAGGCCGAGTCGCTCCAGCCCACGCAGCAGCCACCAGCCGGGATCGGCCTGGCCGCGCTCGACGCCCAGGCGCGCCGAGTCCGGGAAGGCGTGGTGGTTGCCGTGCCAGGACTCGCCGAAGGTGACGAGGCTGCACCAGCGGATGTTGTAGCCCTGCACCGCCACGCCCTCGACCCGCCACCCCTGGTCGCCCCGGCGAGGGGCGAAAGGGCCGCCCAGCCAGTGCCCGGTCAGCGACACCGCCACTCGCATCGGCACGCCCCAGACCAGCCAGGGCAGGCCGCCGAGGCTCCAGAACAGCAGGGCCCAGGGCAGCTGCTGCAGCATCCAGCTGCGCTCCAGGACCCGGTAGAAGCGGTCCCGCAGCACCCGTGTCTCCGGCGCGAAAAGGGGCGGGCGGTCGAGCACCAGCCGGCAGTGCATCTGCCACCAGGCGTCGCGCAGCATCCCGGCCCGATGGGCGTGCAGGTCGTGGCACTCCGCCTGGCGCTGCGCCCAGTCGCGGGTGTCGTGCAGCCGCATCATGCCGATCGGCCCGGCCATGCCGACCAGCGTGCCGAGATAGACCAGCACATGCTCGAGCCACAGCGGCGCCGAGAAGCTGCGATGGATCAGCAGCCGGTGCATGCCGACGGAATGGCCGGCGCAGATGGTGACGGCGGTGGTGGCGACGAACAGCGCCACGGCGCCCCAACTGCTGGCGAAGGGGGCGAGGCCGAGCGCTGCGGCGGTCATGCCGCCGGTCCACAGCGACCGCGCCGGGGCCCATTGCACCCGGCCGTGCACGGCGCTTGTCCCGGGATCGGCGATCATCCGGGCGGTGGAGACGCAAGCCATCGGATCCTCCTGCAGGGTTGCGCCGTGCGGCGAGGTTCTGTATTTAGGTATTTACCTAACTATGCGACGGCGGATCTGTCAATGGTTAGTTAAATGCCTAAATAACTCGCCGGTCCGGCCGGCAGGATGAGTCATGCAGCGCGTCTTCGAAGCCCTGGCCTCGGCCCCCCGCCGCAAGATCCTGGCCTATCTCGCCCATGCGGAGCTGAGCGCGGGCGAGATCGCGTCGCGCTTCGAGATGTCGAAACCGTCGATCTCGCAGCATCTCAGCGTGCTCGAAGCCGCCGGGCTGATCGTCGGGGAGAAGCGCGGCCAGTACATCTATTACCGGCTGCTGCAGGACAACCTGGCCAACACGCTGAACGGCTTCGTCCAGGAGGTCTGCCCGGTCGGCCGACCGCTGAAGCGGGAAAGTGCGCGGCTGGCCAAGGCGAAGCAGACGGGCGAAAGCTGATCCCGATTCCGTCCCGTTGATCGCTGCCGGCAACATCGTCAGGATCGCGCAGCCGAAGCGAGAGGGGCCGATGCTGCAGGGCTGTCTGAACGGAAGCCGCACCAAGTCGTTTCATCCGGCGACGCCGTATACGCCGGAGGAGCTGGCGCGTGACGCCGAGGCCGCGGTGCGGGCGGGGGCGGAGGAGTTGCACATCCATCCGCGCAGCGCCGACGGGGCGGAGAGCCTGGCGCCGGACGATATCGGCGGGGCGCTGCTGGCCGTGCGCGGCCGGGTGCCCGGCATCCCGATCGGCGTCTCGACCCGGTGGCCGATCCGCCCGGGCGGCCGGGCCCGGCAGGCGGACATCCGCGGCTGGGAGATCCTGCCCGACTACGTCTCCGTCAACCTGGTCGAGGAAGACGCGCCGGAGGTGATCGGCCTCGCCTTGTCCAAGGGCGTCGGCATCGAGGCCGGGGTCTGGTCGGTTGCCGATGCCGAACGCCTCGTCCGCCTGCCCGAGACGGGGCGCTGCCTGCGGGTGCTGATCGAGATCAACGAGCAGGACGAGGCCGAGGCGCGGGCCGTGGCCGAAGGCATCCTGGCGGTCCTGGACCGGGCCGGCATCGCGCTGCCGCGCCTGCTGCACGGCTACGAGGCCACCAAATGGCCGATCTACCGCATGGCCCTGGCCCGCGGCCTCGACAGCCGCATCGGGCTGGAGGACGGCGCCCACCTGCCGTCCGGCGAACGGGCGGCGGACAATGCCGGCCTGCTGCGGGCCGCGCGGCAACTGGCCGCCGCGGCCGGATAGCTGCGACACCTCAGTCGGCCAGGCCGCCGATCTGCTCCGTGATCCGTGCGTCGGCGTCGCGCAGCGCGGCCAGCGCCTCCCCGGGCGAGACCGTGTTCCCGCGCTGCGGCAGGAAGGGCAGGGTCAGCGCGGCGACGGCCAGCCCCGAGGAATCGAGGACGGGCGCGCTCATATCGGTCAGGCCGGGCGCCGTCTCGCTCGGCGCAAGGTCGTGCCCGGCCGCGGCGATGCCCTCCAGCCGCTCCGGGATGTCTCCGGCCGGCAGCTCGTCCCGGTTCCCCAACTATCTGGTCAAGGCGCAGGGCCTCAGCATCGCCACGATGGGCGTGGTCAACGCCATCCCCTGGGTGTTCGTGCGCAGCCCGGCGTCCGGAGCCAGTGCGCCGGCGCCGATGCGCGAGAGCCTGGCGGGCGCGATGGCCCCGAGGCGGTAGGGGCCACAAATCCGTATCAGGAACGCGGCCGTTCGATCACCCCGAGATCCGTGGTCAGGGACACGATCCGGCCGGCATCATCCAGGCCGAAATAGGAGATGTAGTAGCCGTCGCCGAAGCCGGTCGAGAACATCGCGACCGTGCCCGGCCCGAAAGGCCGGACCAGCCAGGTCGCGCCGCTCGTCTGGTGCTCGTTCAGGGCGGCGATCAGCTGGCGTTTCGTATTCGGGTCGGCGGCTGCCGCGAGATATGGCTCCTGGACGGTGGCATCCATGAAACTGCCGGTGCCGCTCTCGACCGGAAAGCCGAAGGCGTAGTTCGTCTGCGAGCCGTCGATGGATTCGCCGGGCGGCAAGGCCATCTCCCAACGCACCGCCGGCCGGGCCGAGAAAAGGATTCGGGCATAGGCCACCTGCTGCTCGCCGGAGGGTGCCCTGGCGACCGCAAGCTGCACCGGAAAGCGGCCCGTAGGGACGGCTTTGGTAAAGGGAATGCCGGGGTCGCACGCGAACGGGTCGCAGACCACGATGCGGCCGCTGGGGATCTCGATATCGCCGGGCGAGACAGTGGAAAACTCGACGGGCTTCCCGTCGGCGATGACGCGGGCCTTGGCTCCGGCCTCGAAGGCACTACCGATCATGGCCGATGGCGGTATCTGCCCGTTGTCGGTGCGGGCGGTGGCGCAAGCCGCGACGAGAAGCAGCCCCACCAGCGGTGGGACGCGCCTGACCCAGCCCAGAAGGCTGTTTCCGATGTCCATGATCCCCCTCCCGATGCCGCACGTCCCACCTGTGCCGGGCAGGTTCGCCGATTCTATTTCCCGGCGCGCCATTCCACCACGCCGAAATCGGTAACCAGCGCGACCACGCGGCCGGTCTCGTCCAGGCCGAAATAGGAGGCGTAGAAGCCGTCGCGCCAGCCAGAGGAGAACATCGCCACATTTGCGTGCCCGCATCGCCGGCCGGTCGGCGAAGAGGATGCGCCGGGCTCCTGCCGCCGCTGCACGGTCATGACGCCGCGACCACCTCCGGGTCGCGGTTCGGCCGCTCCGGCGCCGCCAGCTCGCCGCGCTCCGCCGCCTCCTGCTGCCGGCGCCACATCTCGGCATAGCGGCCGTCCTCGGCCAGCAGCTGGGCGTGGCTGCCGCGCTCGGCGATGCGGCCGTCGGCCAGGACGATGATCTCGTCGGCGTCGATCACGGTCGACAGGCGGTGCGCGATCACCAGCGTGGTCTTGCCCCGGCTGACCTCGCGCAGATTGGCCTGGATCTCACGCTCGGTGTTGGTGTCGAGCGCCGAGGTCGCCTCGTCGAACAGCAGGATCGCCGGGTCCTTCAGGATGGTGCGGGCGATCGCCACGCGCTGCTTCTCGCCGCCCGACAGCTTCAGCCCGCGCTCGCCGACCTTGGTGTCGTAGCCGTCGGGCAGGCGCAGCACGAAATCGTGGATGCGCGCCATCTGTGCCGCCGCCACCACCTCGTCGTCGCTCGCCCCCGGCCGGCCATAAGCAATGTTGTAGCGGATGGTGTCGTTGAACAACACCGTGTCCTGCGGGACGATGCCGATGGCGGCGCGCAGGCTGGATTGCGTGATGTCGCGGATGTCCTGCCCGTCGATCCGCACCGACCCGGCGGTCACGTCGTAGAAGCGGAACAGAAGGCGGCTGATGGTCGACTTGCCGGCCCCGGTCGGCCCGACGATGGCGACGGTGTGCCCGGCCGGCACGGCGAAGGTCACGCCCTTCAGGATCGGCCGCCGCGGGTCGTAGCCGAACTCGACATCGGTGAAGCTGACCGTGCCGCCCTGGACCAGGAGGGGTTGGGCCCCCGGCGCGTCCACCACCTCCGGCGGCACCCCGAGCAGCGAGAACATCTTCTCGATGTCGACCAGCGCCTGCTTCACCTCGCGATAGACGAAGCCGAAGAAGTTCAGCGGCAGGTACAGCTGGATCAGATAGGTGTTGGCCAGCACGAAGTCGCCGACCGTCAGCCGGCCCTGGACGATGCCGGCGGCCGCCATCCACATCACCGCGGTCAGGCCGGCGGCGATGATCGCGGCTTGCCCGATGTTCAGCAGCGACAGCGACACCTGGCTGCGCACCGCCGCCCGCTCGTAGCGGATCAGCGATGCCTCGTAGCGCCGTGCCTCGTGGTCCTCGTTGCCGAAATACTTGACCGTCTCGAAGTTCAGCAGGCTGTCGATCGCCTTGGTGTTGGCTTCCTGGTCGGTCTCGTTCATCTGCCGGCGGTATTTGGTCCGCCATTCCGTCACCCACAGGGTGAAGGCGATGTAGAGGACGACGGTGGCCAGCGTCACCAGCGCGAACCACAGGTCGAGGATCCACCACAGCACGGCGACGACGAACAGGATCTCGACCAGCGTCGGCAGGATGTTGAACAGCATGAAGCGCAGCAGCGTGTCGATCGCCGCGTTGCCGCGCTCGATCGCCCGCGACAGGCCGCCGGTCTGGCGGTCGAGGTGGAAGCGCAGCGACAGGCTGTGCAGATGCTGGAAAGTGGCGAGGCCGGTGCGGCGGATGGCGCGCTGCGCCACCTTGGAGAAGATGGCGTCACGCAGCTCGCCGAAGGCCAGGCTCAGCACCCGGGCCGCGCCGTAAGCCAGGATGACGCCGACCGGCAGGATCAGCGGCAGCCCGCCCTTCACGGACAGGGCGTCGATCGCATCCTTGTAGAAGATCGGGGTGTAGACGCTGGCGACCTTGGCGGCGACCAGCAGCAGCACCGCCGCCACCACCCGGGCCCGCATCTCCAGCTGGCCGGCCGGCCAGAGATAGGGGGCGAGCGAGCGCAAGGGATGGCGACCCTTGGCGGCGTCGATGACGGAAGGGGGCGTGTCGGCGTTCATGGTGCGTACCCTAAGCGGGCGATCCGCGGGCGGGAAGGGCAAAGCCATCCATTGGCCGTCAGGAGTATATTGATAAAATTGAATGATTATGTTGCTATGCGGCAACGCTGTGTGACTTTCACGATCGCATCACGGCAAAAGGACTCCTCTAGGCCTGGTGCCGCGCTACGTATCTTAGGATTGCTGGAGATTGCCGATGCGACGCCTCGTTGTCCCGCTTCTGTCCCTCCTGCTCGGCACGGCGGCCCTGCCGGCCGCGGTGCAGGCCGGGCTGACGCCGGCGGCCGCGTCGCTGGAGTCGGGCTCACTGTCCGACCCGCGGGCCGCGATCGAGGCGGCAATCGGCGATGCAGACACGGCCACCGTCGGCGGCGTGGTGCTGAAGGCGCGGGAGGTGCGCGACTTCTACGCCGGCCGCGGCTGGTTTCCACTCTGGATCGACATGGACGGGCGGCTCGACCCGCGCGTCGGGCCGATCGTGGCGCGCCTGGCCAAGGCGCGCGAGGAGGGGCTGGTCCCGTCCGACTACTATGTCGACTCGCTGAAGGAGCTGATCCGCTCCCCCGACACCGGCGACGTCGTCGCTGCCGAGATCCTGCTCAGCGCCGCGGTGATGCGGTACGGGGTTGACGTGCATGCCGGCCGTCTGGTCCCGCGCGAGATCGACAAGACCTTCGACATTACTCCAAAGCCGGTCGACCGGGCGGCTTTGGCCACCGCGGTGTCGATGCTGCCCGATCCCGACCGGTTCCTGGCCGATCTGGCGCCGAAGCACGCGCTGTACCAGCAGCTGAAGGGCGCGCTCAGCGGCTATGAGACGCTGGCCGAGGCCGGCTGGCCGACCATCCCGCCGGGCGAGAGCCTGCGGCCGGGGCAGGAGAGCGACCGCGTGCCGGTGCTGCGCGCCCGTCTGGCCGCCACCGGCGAATTCGTCGGCGATCCCGCCGACCAGAGCCGCATTTATGATCCGCAGCTGGTGGCCGCGGTCGAGCAGTTCCAGGGCAAGCACGGGCTGAAGCCGGACGGCATCCTCGGCCGCGGCACCCTGGCGATGCTGAACCGGCAGGGGCCGGAGCGGATGAACCAGATCGTCGCCAGCATGGAGCGGCTGCGCTGGCTGCCGGACGATCTCGGCCCCGACTACCTGATGGTCAACATCGCCGCCTTCACCATGGACGTCGTCGCCGACGGCCAGCTGGTGCGCACCATGGACGTCGTGGTCGGCGAGGCCAAGAACCAGACGCCGCTGTTCAACAGCGCCCTGACCTATCTCGAGTTCAACCCGACCTGGACAGTGCCGCCGTCGATCGCCAGCAAGGAGTACCTGCCGAGGCTGCGCAACAATCCGGGCTACCTTGCCAGCCGCAACTACCGGCTGTTCTCCGGCTGGGGCAGCGGCTCGCGCGAGATGAGCGCCGACTATGTCGATTGGAACGGCATCGGTGCCGGCACCATGCGGTCGCTGCGCATCCGGCAGGAGCCGGGGCCGGGCAACGCCCTCGGCAAGGTCAAGTTCATGATGGCGAACAACTGGAGCGTCTATCTCCACGACACGCCGTCGAAGAGCTACTTCAAGCGCGCCAACCGCGCCCTGTCGCATGGCTGTGTCCGGCTGCAGGATCCGATCTGGCTGGCGGACTATCTGCTCGAAGGATCGCCCGACTGGTCGCCGGCCCGGCGGGAACGGGTGATGGGCAGTTGGACCCCGACGACTCGAATCAACCTGCCGACTCCGATGCCGCTCTACCTCGTCTCCCAGACCGCCTGGATCGATCGGACCGGCGAGGTGGCGTTCCGCGACGATATCTACGGCATCGACGCCAAGGTCATCGCAGCCCTTCAGGCCCGTGAAACCCGGCGCGAACAACTCGCATCTTCACGCTGAAATCCTCGTACGATTCAAGCGTTGCTCCGACGGGCGACCGAATTTCGGTCGCCCGCTTCTATTTTTCCTTGATGAATTCGAATTGGTGCAAAATCTATATTGAGACTCTATGATTTTTTACTTGTCATTTCACCAAAGATGCGACAGATATACCACAATGTTGCCGATATGCCACAGCGTTTCTTTGTAAAGCTGAGAAGAAACTGTTGATTCCCGCTTCGCCCTGCTTCACAAAGGACGCCATCGAACGCCCGGCGCCGAGTATAGGCGTGTAAAGCGTCAGAAATGCCGGATGCGCGGTTAGTGAAGGTTAGGAGCAGCGGGAACGATGCAGAGACGGCAATTCCTGAGGATGTCGGCCGGGGCTGTTGCAGCCGCAGCCGTCGCGCCAATCGCACCACTCTCAGCCCTTGCCGCCACCAATCGACGAACGCTCCATCTCTACGACGCTCACAATCTGGTCGAAATCAAGGAAGAGTACTGGGCCGACGGCTGGTACAACCCGGACGTCCTGGCCAAGTTCAATTACTTCCTGCGCGACTGGCGGTCGGACGAGGTCCGGGGGATGGACCCGAAGCTGCTCGACATCCTGTATTCGCTGCAGCGCAAGGGTGGGTCGGACGAGCCGATCCATGTCGTCTGCGGCTATCGCTCCCGCGCCACCAACGCCATGCTGGCCCGCCGCAGCCGCGGCGTCGCGCGCAACTCCCTGCACATCCAGGGCCAGGCGGCGGACATCTTCATGCCGAATATGAGCCTGGCCAGCCTGCGCCGGAACGCGATCGGGCTGCAGGCCGGCGGCGTCGGCTACTACCCGCGGTCGAATTTCGTCCACGTCGACACCGGCGACATCCGCACTTGGTGACGCCGCATCGACGGGCAGGGGCCGCCGCAGGGCGGCCCTTTCCGTTTGGGCACGCTCACAGCTCGATCAACGCATAGGGGCGGCCGCTCGGCTTCTCGATCGCCCAGGCGACATTGTAGACCGGCGCCCCGGCGGGGGTGTGGCCCTGATACACGCCGCGATGGGCGTGGCCGTGAACCACCGCGCTGACGGTGAAGCGGTCGATCGTCTCCGCCAGGCGCGAGGAGCCCAGGAAGGGATAGATCTCCAGCGGCTCGCCCTCGATCGTCTCGGAGATCGGGGCGTAGTGCAGCACCACCATCGCCCGCTGTGTCTTCACCGTCCGCATCGCGTTCTCCAGCCGCATCGCCTCGGACACGGCCACGGCGACGAACTCCTTGGTCTCCGGCTCGCCGAAGGAGCCCAGCATCCGCCGGCCGAATCCGCCGGCGAAGCCCTTGACCCCGACGAAGCCGACGCCATCGATCTCGACCGCGCTGCCGTCCAGCAGCCGCAGCCCGGCCTGCGTCAGGATCGACCGCACCGTCTCGACCTCGCCGCATTCGTAGTCATGGTTGCCCAGCACGCCGATCACGGGAATCGGGCAGGCGTGCAGATCCTCGGCCAGCCGCTCCGCCTGCCGGACCGTGCCGGTGTCGGTCAGGTCGCCGCACAGCACCAGGGCGTCGGCCGCCCGGGCGATCTCGCCGAACATCTCGCGCAGCGGGTCGGACTGGTCCTTGACATGGATGTCGCCGATCGCGGCGACGGTGAATTTTCCGTTCTCCGCCATGAGTCGGTCCCGTTCTCCTGTCTCGTCTCACGCGTCGCGCCAGTCGCCCTCGCCGCCGACATCGGCGAAGCCCCATTGCTCGACCGCGGCGGCGTAGTCGACCCGCGACAGCATGCGGCCGCGGCACACCTTCATCTGCGGCGGCGGCAGGTCGAGCTGATGGCGCAGCCGGTCCATCAACTCGTCCATCAGCCAGCGCGGCACCCGGTCGCGCTCGGTCGGATAGACCCAGCGGAAGTTGAGCAGATGGACCAGCAGCATCTCCCAATGCAACTCCATGTAGCCGAGCAGACGCTGCCAATCGATCTCGTCGTGCTGCTTCAGGATGACATGGATGACGTCGGCGCCGTCGTAGCGGTGGCGCATCTGGATGAAGGCCTTGGACCAGATCAGCTCGGTCGGCGCGACGATCCGGACTTGGCTGCCGAAGACCTCGATCTCGCGGGCATGCTCGAACCACTGGTCGTTCACCGGCATGGTGCCGTTCGACGAGGCGTAGATCACGTCGAAGAAGTGCCGGCCCTTGTGCACTTTGCCCAGCCAGCGCTCGTCCTCGATCTCGACCGAATAGCCGAGGTCGTGGAACACCCCGAGGATGCGCGGGCTGTCCCCGGCCTTGCAGAAGATGTCGAGGTCCTTGGTCGGACGCGAGATCCCGGTATAGGCGCTGACGGCGTAGGTTCCGGCCAGCAGGAAGGGCAGGCCGGTCGCCGCCAGCTCGCGCAGCGCTTCGGCATAGAACGCCTCGGCCTGCGGATCGTGCAGCGTCGGCGCGGCGGCGGCGATGATCGACGGAATCGGCCGGTCCTCCCGGTTGCGACTGCGGGCGTTTCAACAACCGGTTATCGAAGCGGTCAGTTCCGTCGCCGGCCGTCAGCCCCGGCTTTCGTGCCGGGCGCAGAATTCCTCGGCGTCGAGCGTCCGGAAGTCCTGCAGCGCCGCGCGCAGCCGGTCATGCGGCCAGTCCCACCAGGCCAGGGCCATGAGGCGCGCCTCCACCGCCTCGGTCACCCGGCGGCGGATCGGCCGGGCCGGGCTGCCGGCGACGATGGTGTAGGGGGCCACGTCGCGGGTCACGACGGCGCCGGCGCCGATCACCGCCCCGGTGCCGACGGTGACACCGGGCAGCACGATGGCGCCGTGGCCGATCCAGACATCATGGCCGATCGCCACCCGGTGGTCGCGGCGCCAGGCGAAGAAGTCGGTGTCGTCGGTGTCCGCCAGGCCATAGGCGGCGGAGCGGTAGGTGAAGTGGTGCTGGGTCGCCCGCCAGGTCGGGTGGTTGGGGGCGTTCAGCCGGGTGTAGGCGGCGATCGAGCAGAACCTGCCGATCTCGACGCACCAGGCCATCGACCCGTCCATCAGGTAGCTGTAGTCGCCGAGCGCGACCTCGTTCAGCACGGCATGGGCACCGATCTCGGTGTAGAGGCCGAGACGGCAGGACGAGACCCGGGCGGTCGGGTCGATCAGGGGCTCGGGGCCCAGGGTCTTGGTGCTCATCGGGTTCTCCGGGCGAGGCTCGTATAGAGGTCTAGACAAGTTCGATGACGGTTCTGCTGTCGCCCGGATGACGATCGTCCTTGCCGCTGCCGCTTGTGCCGCGCCGCGGACCCGCTAGGCTGCGCCGCGTCCGGACAGTGTCCCCTCGGCTGCGTGAATGCCCGCTTCCTCCCATCTCGGCCTGCCGCCGCTCAACGCCCTGGTCGTGTTCGAGGCGGCGGCCCGGCTGGCCAATTTCTCCCGCGCCGGGGCCGAGCTGGGCCTGACCCAGAGCGCGGTCAGCCGCCAGATCCTGAAGCTCGAGGCCTTCATCGGCGGCAAGCTGTTCCAGCGCACCCCGTCCGGCGTCAGCCTGAC comes from Inquilinus sp. Marseille-Q2685 and encodes:
- a CDS encoding DapH/DapD/GlmU-related protein codes for the protein MSTKTLGPEPLIDPTARVSSCRLGLYTEIGAHAVLNEVALGDYSYLMDGSMAWCVEIGRFCSIAAYTRLNAPNHPTWRATQHHFTYRSAAYGLADTDDTDFFAWRRDHRVAIGHDVWIGHGAIVLPGVTVGTGAVIGAGAVVTRDVAPYTIVAGSPARPIRRRVTEAVEARLMALAWWDWPHDRLRAALQDFRTLDAEEFCARHESRG